DNA from Aliarcobacter skirrowii CCUG 10374:
AAATCATAGCTATCAAACAAAACTAAATCATCTTTTAAAAGCTCTTTTATATAAAACCTTCTGTTTGTAAGTGCATCAATAGTTATTGAATGCTCTCTATCGTTTAAATCACAAAGCAAAATAGATGCACTTTTTTGTTTTTTAATATCAAAGTGAAGAGTTTTTGCCTCATTAAGGCGTTGTTTTAGTGAAAGAGAGTAGTTGTTTTTTAAAGCAATATCAAGTTTGCTTTTTTTCTCTTCAAGTGTTGAATCTTTTGTAAATCTATACTCAAACTCATTTAATCTATTTGATTTTAAATGAGCTACATAAACAACAATTTCTAAATCATTATCAAGTTTTATAGATGCTTTTATAGGCTCTCTTGAAAAAGAGAAACTATCTTTTGTCTCTACTTTTTCTATATTTTTAATTGGAAATTTACTAGCTAATGCTACTGTTGTAGATTTGAAAACTTGGTTTTTCTCTTCTAGTTTAGGAGTTTGAACTACTACAAAATCTTTGAATCTAAGCTCCAAACACAACTCTTTTAACTCATCTTGCGAAAAAACCTCTTGAAAACCTACAATATCGCAATCCATTTTTAGAAGTTGTTTTTTTATCCAAGATTTTTTCTCTTCCCAATCACTTTTTGTAAATCTATCTTTTTTTGTATAAAAAGAGTAGTTATTTGAACAAAATTGAAATAGATTAAAAGTAGCAACTTTAATCAACATTATTTTAAAACCACACGATTTCTTCCAGATCTTTTTGCTCATCTAAATACTCTCCTGTACCAATATGCCAATCAAAAGGTTCAAAAATTTTAATATATGATAGTTTCATTGTTTCTCTTTATTTAATTGTTTTTTAAATCGTTTGATTGTATCAAAACAGATATTATTATTTGTTTATTGTAAGGTTTCGTTAATATAAAATTTAAGATTCATTAAAGTTGTTATGTAATAATTTCATTATCTTAAAAAAAGGATTAAAAATGAGAAAAATCGTATCAAGTTTAGCTTTAGCTTCAATTTTGGTAAGTGGGCTTTATGCACAACAAGGTGGAGCAAATTGTGATTTTAGAAAAGATAGTCAAAACTGTCCAATAAATAAAAAAGATGGTAAAAAAATGTCAAAACAACAAAGTGGTATTTTGGGAATCTTTTATGAGTTAAATTTAACAAAAGATCAAAAAACAAAGATTGATGAAATTATAAAAGATAGCAAAAAAAATCAAGAGTTTCCTTGTGATGCTTTTTCAAAAGATAGTTTTGATAAAGAGAAATTTATTAAAATTATGAAAGATAAAAGAGAGAAAAATCAAGAGTTACATGCCAATATAATAGAGAAAGCTTATAAAGTTTTAGATTCAAAACAAAAAGAGCAGTTAAGAACTTTGCTTGATTTAAGAAAAGAGAAAATGAAACAAAGATTTGAAGATTAAACTATGATAAAAATTGCAATGATAGAGGATGATTTAGAGTTAGCAAATGTTTTAAGTAGCTATTTAAAGCAGTTTAATATTCAAGTAGTAAATTTTGAAGAGCCATTTTTGGCTCTTTCTAGTTTAAAACTAGAAAAATTTGATTTGATAATTTTAGATTTAACACTTCCTGGTATGGATGGATTAGATGTTTGCAAAGAGCTTGTTAATAAATTTGATATACCAATTATAATTTCAAGTGCAAGAAGTGATATTACAGATAAGGTTACTGCTTTAAAATTAGGAGCTGATGACTATTTACCAAAACCTTATGATCCAAGAGAGTTAGAGGTTCGTATTAGAACAATTTTGCGAAGATTTAATAAATCAATACAAATAGATGAACCAAATATCAAAAAAACATTTCTTTTAAATGAGGAGAAAAAAGAGATTACAAAAGATGGTGAGTATATTAAATTAACAGCTGCTGAGTTTGAAATATTAAGTCTGTTTATAAAAAGAGAGGGTTTTATAGTAAGCCGTGATGATATTTTTGAAAACTCAGATGTTTTAAATAGTGATTATGAAAGTAGTGGTTCACTTGCAGTTATAATAAATAGAATTAGACATAAAATAGAAAGCAATCCAAAAGAGCCAAAATATCTTCAAACTATTAGAGGAATGGGGTATAAATTTATACAATGAATAAAGATTCAATAATATTCTCAAGCACTTTAAACTATGTTATTACAATTTTACTTCTTGTTTTTTCATTTATATTTCTACTTACAAATGAGAACTATCTTAAAGATAAAGAGTTAATAGATAAATATAGACCACTTTTTAAAGTAGTTGAAAAACAAAGACACAATATAGATGAAAATTTTAAAAGTTTTTTAAAAGATATGAACTATGAGTTATATTTTGATAAAGATATAAAACCTATTTTAAAAAATAAAAATAAAAAACTTATA
Protein-coding regions in this window:
- a CDS encoding endonuclease/exonuclease/phosphatase family protein is translated as MLIKVATFNLFQFCSNNYSFYTKKDRFTKSDWEEKKSWIKKQLLKMDCDIVGFQEVFSQDELKELCLELRFKDFVVVQTPKLEEKNQVFKSTTVALASKFPIKNIEKVETKDSFSFSREPIKASIKLDNDLEIVVYVAHLKSNRLNEFEYRFTKDSTLEEKKSKLDIALKNNYSLSLKQRLNEAKTLHFDIKKQKSASILLCDLNDREHSITIDALTNRRFYIKELLKDDLVLFDSYDFALKKVYNPHPEFKGFKRTPTSYFIGKGNTLDFIFVNRFLKDKIKDFKVFDEHLQKNQNGSLKTSDHAQVVCEIEV
- a CDS encoding response regulator transcription factor, which codes for MIKIAMIEDDLELANVLSSYLKQFNIQVVNFEEPFLALSSLKLEKFDLIILDLTLPGMDGLDVCKELVNKFDIPIIISSARSDITDKVTALKLGADDYLPKPYDPRELEVRIRTILRRFNKSIQIDEPNIKKTFLLNEEKKEITKDGEYIKLTAAEFEILSLFIKREGFIVSRDDIFENSDVLNSDYESSGSLAVIINRIRHKIESNPKEPKYLQTIRGMGYKFIQ
- a CDS encoding Spy/CpxP family protein refolding chaperone, with the protein product MRKIVSSLALASILVSGLYAQQGGANCDFRKDSQNCPINKKDGKKMSKQQSGILGIFYELNLTKDQKTKIDEIIKDSKKNQEFPCDAFSKDSFDKEKFIKIMKDKREKNQELHANIIEKAYKVLDSKQKEQLRTLLDLRKEKMKQRFED
- a CDS encoding cache domain-containing protein; translated protein: MKLSYIKIFEPFDWHIGTGEYLDEQKDLEEIVWF